In Ischnura elegans chromosome 6, ioIscEleg1.1, whole genome shotgun sequence, one genomic interval encodes:
- the LOC124161244 gene encoding proline-, glutamic acid- and leucine-rich protein 1-like: MDNLIDLFHSVSVSPWRDKYLSDFLCGCSEHQAFIGRNPPKLAQVAADINAKLNSATNRTEGLFLLKTFLTQCPDEIFCQNAFSWVSQALISAEGKSNESNTRKISPAMPLTVLRDIIELSGQFPTVVKQLLPVLSKLLRQLTGHQIQDILADFQSSCALLQCLQACMKHYSPQCVPFKGAIEKLLLGIIICSNEAVINEASKCFILLSLINPNMGMKAPQLTGGGNSQCTFLWTQMVSKLVASLHFTLNELYGNVPNFKASALGNDKFELPPVTEENPVLAIQSYATLYINLCEYLSSMLTNPLPAAKSIALEEVLGVVCQALAVTCSSLKNQVSAESLALSICIPQIHIASFTVLNSLMACARLNLLAFGPLIIKLIMQSLRWTQVVKDWPSGVKKPYCSLRCSAYSCLSLWLRISASSSCAEEIAEELISITLCDIVPSREKMTLTTADLRKKGHGKHHKKRKLEVAENNLGEKSSDSTSGYRCAIGDGSTNADICCAALDVLTHLLYSVGPFLKPNQHKILQEKVVSVLVDIQRNSNNLGGKVSGGRCTDLILPYQSNARCRLFLYKLLLALVLEPHSHKWPPPLGIAAQLFANGFNDPNLEVSTFCLTSERMVERILHPSAPTLNFPIMSDKQPDFLNSLISRVKLRESSTHDVSKGGNEVLEGMRNAKLSVQEVQENIDSPDHRCSSSSQSRSPSPEVITLSDEPAILEETAGSPKAVIQDVSTPERPMASNEVVLVRRIERLDRSPAIEKVKLTNVPLTTIQSVGVQVDSYSQPKELPSSSVASHSDKVLVLKLPLQKCDTAESRKDFAQQWTAEKEEMEIVCEETGSEGQVELLGENISTRMNESVESGYVNGFELVLSEDEVKPADGVSEEKDGENSNVGKIKLSEDHSNSIKSKVVNHQILELDVDALSEGEEMISCFVDADPDND, translated from the exons TGTTCTGAGCACCAAGCGTTTATTGGCCGT AACCCTCCTAAGTTGGCGCAGGTTGCCGCAGATATAAATGCTAAACTTAACAGCGCAACGAACAG GACCGAAGGATTGTTCCTGCTCAAAACATTCTTGACGCAATGCCCTGATGAGATATTTTGTCAGAATGCCTTTTCCTGGGTGTCGCAAGCCTTAATTTCTGCGGAAGGGAAATCAAATGAGTCAAATACTCGAAAAATCTCACCAGCTATGCCCTTAACCGTTTTAA GGGATATTATCGAATTATCTGGCCAGTTTCCTACCGTTGTGAAGCAGTTGTTACCTGTCCTTTCAAAACTGTTACGGCAGTTAAcgggacaccaaattcag GATATTCTGGCAGATTTTCAGTCTTCATGTGCGCTGTTGCAGTGCCTCCAAGCATGCATGAAGCACTACAGCCCCCAGTGTGTACCTTTCAAG GGAGCAATTGAGAAATTGCTGCTTGGGATAATTATTTGCTCCAATGAGGCAGTCATTAATGAAGCATCAAAATGCTTCATACTGTTATCCCTCATCAATCCAAACATGGGAATGAAAGCACCTCAACTGACTGGTGGTGGAAACAGTCAGTGCACCTTTTTGTGGACCCAGATGGTTTCAAAACTTGTGGCCTCTCTGCATTTTACTCTTAATGAGCTGTATGGGAATGTTCCAAATTTTAAG GCTTCAGCCCTGGGAAATGATAAGTTTGAGCTACCACCGGTGACTGAAGAAAATCCTGTTCTAGCCATTCAGTCATATGCAACGCTATATATCAACCTTTGCGAGTACCTGTCCTCAATGTTGAc AAATCCTCTGCCTGCTGCCAAATCAATTGCTTTGGAAGAAGTTTTGGGAGTGGTGTGTCAAGCGCTGGCCGTGACTTGCTCCTCTCTGAAGAATCAAGTATCTGCAGAAAGCCTTGCTCTATCTATTTGCATTCCACAAATTCACATTGCATCCTTCACTGTTCTGAACTCCCTAATGGCATG tgCACGGCTTAATTTGCTTGCCTTTGGACCCCTCATCATCAAGCTAATTATGCAGTCTTTAAGGTGGACTCAGGTTGTTAAAGATTGGCCATCTGGTGTAAAAAAGCCATACTG CTCACTTCGTTGTTCAGCCTATTCATGTCTGTCTCTATGGCTGAGGATTTCAGCTTCCTCAAGTTGTGCAGAAGAAATAGCTGAAGAACTGATCAGTATTACTTTGTGTGATATTGTTCCCTCTCGGGAAAAGATGACATTGACG ACTGCTGATTTAAGGAAGAAAGGCCACGGAAAACACCACAAGAAGCGAAAGTTGGAAGTGGCTGAGAACAATCTTGGCGAGAAGTCTTCAGATTCCACCTCCGGCTACCGGTGTGCCATCGGAGACGGATCCACAAATGCTGACATTTGTTGTGCTGCCTTGGATGTCCTTACTCATCTCCTTTATTCTGTCGGACCTTTCCTCAAGCCAAATCAGCATAAG ATTCTTCAGGAAAAGGTCGTGTCTGTATTGGTTGACATCCAGCGCAACAGCAATAACTTGGGGGGCAAAGTCAGTGGAGGGAGGTGTACGGATTTGATTCTTCCCTATCAGAGTAATGCAAGATGTCGTTTATTCCTTTACAAGCTACTCCTGGCTCTGGTGCTGGAGCCACATAGCCACAAGTGGCCCCCTCCTTTGGGTATCGCTGCCCAACTGTTTGCCAATGGTTTCAATGATCCCAACTTGGAG GTCTCAACGTTTTGTTTGACATCAGAGAGAATGGTGGAGAGAATATTACATCCATCTGCACCAACCTTAAACTTCCCTATAATGAGTGACAAACAACCAGATTTCCTCAATTCATTGATCAGTCGAGTGAAGCTGAGGGAAAGTTCAACTCATGATGTGAGCAAAGGGGGGAATGAGGTATTGGAAGGGATGAGGAACGCAAAGCTCTCTGTTCAAGAAGTGCAAGAGAACATAGATAGTCCAGATCATAGATGTTCTTCCTCATCTCAGTCCAGGTCTCCATCACCTGAAGTGATCACCCTCAGTGACGAGCCTGCCATTTTGGAGGAGACCGCGGGCAGCCCGAAAGCAGTGATTCAGGATGTCAGTACACCGGAGAGGCCAATGGCCAGCAACGAAGTTGTCTTGGTTCGCAGGATTGAGAGATTGGATCGAAGTCCTGCCATTGAAAAGGTGAAATTGACCAATGTACCTCTGACTACAATTCAGAGTGTAGGAGTTCAAGTTGACAGCTATTCTCAACCCAAAGAGTTGCCATCCTCTAGTGTCGCATCCCATTCTGATAAGGTATTAGTTCTGAAACTCCCTCTCCAAAAATGTGATACAGCGGAGTCAAGAAAAGATTTTGCTCAACAGTGGACGGCTGAAAAGGAGGAGATGGAAATAGTATGTGAGGAAACTGGCTCTGAAGGACAGGTTGAGCTActaggtgaaaatatttcaactagaaTGAACGAAAGTGTAGAGAGTGGATATGTTAATGGCTTTGAGTTGGTGTTGAGTGAAGATGAAGTCAAACCAGCTGACGGTGTCAGTGAAGAAAAAGATGGAGAAAACTCCAATGTTGGGAAGATTAAACTATCTGAGGACCATAGTAATAGTATAAAATCGAAAGTGGTGAATCATCAAATTTTGGAGTTGGACGTTGATGCTTTAAGTGAAGGTGAGGAAATGATAAGCTGTTTTGTGGATGCTGATCCTGACAATGACTAG